The following proteins are encoded in a genomic region of Bacteroidales bacterium:
- a CDS encoding bifunctional GNAT family N-acetyltransferase/carbon-nitrogen hydrolase family protein, with protein sequence MLSKELIIEARHLKLEDYHDLRQAMEEAYSDSTDDYWERRDISRLLDVFPEGQLCIAVNNKVVALALSIIIDYSRFGDNHTYHQITANDTFTTHDPDGDVLYGIELFVHPDYRGMRLGRRLYDVRKELCENLNLRSIMAGGRIPNYSKYADELNPRQYINKVSNKEIYDPALTFQLSNNFHVKKILKNYLADDEQSMEFATLLEWNNIYYQEKETLINKMHPVVRLGLVQWQMRNFATFDHLLEQSEFFIDAVSGYHADFILFPEFFNAPLMSGFNHLGEAAAIRKLAEYTEPLRQKFVDFSISYNVNIITGSMPVMENDKLYNISYLCRRDGSWESFKKVHITPNESETWGMSGGSDIRVFDTDSGKIGIAICYDVEFPELIRIYADQGMQILFVPFLTDTQNGYSRVRRCAQARAVENECYVAIAGCVGNLPRVNNMDIQYAQSAVFTPSDFAFPTNAIKSEATPNTEMTLIVDVDLNLLKDLHHNGTVHTLKDRRKDLYEVVWKKNRCVSRKNPGYKLL encoded by the coding sequence ATGCTGAGTAAAGAATTGATTATTGAAGCCCGCCACCTGAAACTCGAAGATTACCACGATTTGCGCCAAGCAATGGAGGAGGCATACTCCGACTCCACTGATGATTATTGGGAACGCCGCGACATAAGCCGGCTGCTCGATGTGTTTCCGGAAGGACAACTTTGCATTGCTGTAAATAATAAAGTGGTAGCGCTTGCCTTGTCCATCATCATCGATTATTCCAGGTTTGGCGACAACCATACTTACCACCAGATTACCGCCAACGATACTTTTACCACACACGATCCTGACGGCGATGTGCTTTATGGAATCGAACTATTTGTGCACCCCGACTACCGCGGCATGCGGCTTGGACGCCGCCTCTACGACGTGCGCAAGGAGCTTTGTGAGAATCTGAACCTTCGCTCTATTATGGCGGGAGGTCGCATTCCCAACTATAGCAAATATGCCGACGAATTGAACCCGCGGCAATACATTAATAAGGTGAGCAATAAAGAAATCTACGATCCGGCGCTTACCTTTCAGTTGTCGAACAATTTTCATGTAAAAAAAATCCTGAAAAACTACCTGGCCGACGATGAGCAATCGATGGAATTCGCCACGCTGCTCGAATGGAACAATATTTATTATCAGGAAAAAGAAACCCTGATCAACAAAATGCATCCCGTGGTGCGCCTCGGTCTGGTTCAATGGCAGATGCGTAATTTCGCCACCTTTGATCACCTGCTCGAACAAAGCGAATTTTTTATCGATGCCGTTAGCGGTTATCATGCCGACTTCATCCTTTTTCCTGAGTTTTTCAACGCACCGCTCATGTCGGGGTTCAACCACTTGGGCGAAGCCGCAGCCATCCGCAAGCTGGCCGAATATACCGAGCCACTGCGCCAGAAATTTGTCGATTTTTCTATCAGCTACAACGTAAATATCATCACCGGAAGCATGCCTGTGATGGAAAACGATAAACTCTACAACATCTCATACCTCTGCCGGCGCGATGGCTCCTGGGAATCGTTTAAAAAAGTACACATTACCCCCAACGAATCGGAGACCTGGGGAATGTCGGGCGGCAGCGACATCCGCGTGTTCGATACCGACAGCGGAAAAATTGGCATCGCCATCTGCTACGACGTGGAGTTTCCGGAGCTTATCCGCATCTATGCCGATCAAGGAATGCAGATACTTTTTGTTCCGTTTCTCACCGACACACAAAATGGCTACAGCCGCGTGCGTCGTTGTGCACAGGCGCGAGCTGTCGAAAACGAATGTTACGTGGCCATTGCCGGATGTGTGGGCAACCTGCCGCGTGTCAACAACATGGATATCCAGTATGCGCAGTCGGCGGTATTCACGCCTTCCGATTTTGCATTTCCCACCAACGCTATCAAAAGCGAGGCAACACCCAACACCGAGATGACGCTGATTGTGGACGTGGATCTGAACCTACTCAAAGACTTGCACCACAACGGCACCGTCCATACGCTCAAAGACCGTCGCAAAGACCTCTATGAAGTTGTATGGAAGAAAAATAGGTGCGTCTCCCGCAAAAATCCTGGGTATAAGTTGCTTTAA
- a CDS encoding RNA-binding protein, with amino-acid sequence MNIFVANLSFRYREDSLRELFEAYGQVESARIITDKATGRSKGFGFVEMKNDDEASEAIGQLNEAEVEGRNLVVKVSEEKPQAPRFSNRRPPRDDRY; translated from the coding sequence ATGAACATTTTTGTTGCTAACCTGAGTTTCAGGTACCGCGAAGATTCTCTTCGTGAGCTTTTCGAAGCCTATGGCCAGGTGGAATCTGCCCGCATTATCACCGACAAAGCTACCGGCCGCTCCAAAGGTTTTGGTTTTGTTGAGATGAAAAACGACGACGAAGCCAGCGAAGCCATCGGCCAGCTCAATGAGGCTGAAGTAGAAGGCCGAAATCTGGTAGTGAAAGTTTCGGAAGAAAAACCGCAAGCGCCACGCTTTAGCAACCGTCGTCCTCCTCGCGATGACAGGTACTAA
- a CDS encoding citrate lyase subunit alpha, translating to MKKYDKLVTNAAGRVVPTFFNGKEHTPYMGVGKYKPTGRKYAPPIATCADYPDDGDKRVPTIKDALIRAGIRDGMTISSHHHFRNGDLIAMQVFDAAHELGIKDLVWFPSASFPCQEKMIQYLEDGTVQRIEGSMNGPLGKFTSEGGMRGMSVLRSHGGRYQAVQDGDVHIDISIIAAPTADPFGNATGDRGPAACGLLGFALADSQYADRVIVVTDNIVPFPCIPWQIHGNYVDFVVEVDKVGLPERIISGTTEITKSPDRLLIAEMTAQFCDEAGIVRDGFSYQAGAGGTSLSIGIYFEQMLRERKIKARFIRAGSNKYPVKMLEDGLVDYILDGQTFDLEGVRSMRENPGHVNTSPFTSYNYHGKGNFASMIDVVVLGATEVDVDFNANVVTHSDGYLLHGIGGWQNCLFSKCTILPIPLFRDRMPVIVDKVTTLCGPGELIDVIVTERGIAINPLRKDLIEKLKDSKLPIKTIDELKEEAETICGKPEKPQLSDEIISVIKWVDGTVIDSVRKVII from the coding sequence ATGAAAAAATACGATAAACTGGTTACCAATGCTGCCGGACGCGTGGTACCAACCTTTTTCAACGGCAAAGAACATACACCCTATATGGGTGTAGGAAAATACAAACCTACGGGTCGGAAATATGCACCACCCATCGCCACCTGCGCCGACTATCCGGACGATGGCGATAAGCGTGTGCCCACAATCAAGGATGCGCTGATACGCGCCGGAATCCGCGATGGGATGACCATCTCATCGCACCACCATTTTCGCAACGGCGACCTGATCGCAATGCAGGTTTTTGATGCAGCGCACGAGCTGGGCATCAAAGATCTGGTATGGTTTCCGTCGGCATCGTTTCCTTGTCAGGAAAAGATGATTCAATATCTCGAAGATGGCACAGTGCAGCGCATCGAAGGCAGCATGAACGGACCATTGGGCAAGTTTACCAGCGAAGGCGGTATGCGCGGCATGAGCGTGTTGCGCTCGCACGGCGGACGCTACCAGGCAGTGCAGGATGGCGACGTGCACATAGATATTTCCATCATTGCCGCTCCCACAGCGGATCCTTTCGGCAACGCCACCGGCGACCGCGGCCCCGCAGCCTGCGGACTGCTGGGATTTGCACTGGCTGATTCGCAATACGCTGACCGCGTTATCGTGGTCACCGACAACATCGTTCCTTTCCCGTGCATTCCGTGGCAGATTCATGGCAACTATGTCGATTTTGTGGTGGAGGTAGATAAAGTTGGCTTGCCCGAACGCATTATCTCCGGAACTACTGAGATCACCAAAAGCCCCGACAGGCTCCTGATAGCTGAGATGACCGCACAGTTTTGCGACGAGGCAGGCATCGTTCGTGATGGATTTTCGTACCAGGCCGGAGCCGGCGGCACTTCGCTCTCTATCGGAATTTATTTTGAACAGATGTTGCGTGAACGCAAAATTAAAGCGCGTTTTATTCGAGCCGGCAGCAACAAATACCCGGTAAAAATGCTCGAAGACGGGCTGGTGGATTATATCCTCGACGGCCAAACCTTCGACCTGGAGGGAGTGCGCTCCATGCGCGAAAATCCGGGCCATGTCAACACAAGCCCATTTACCAGCTACAACTACCACGGCAAAGGCAACTTTGCTTCGATGATTGATGTGGTGGTACTCGGCGCCACGGAAGTGGATGTGGACTTTAATGCCAACGTGGTGACCCACTCCGACGGCTATCTGCTGCACGGCATCGGTGGCTGGCAAAACTGTCTCTTCAGCAAATGCACCATCCTGCCAATCCCGCTTTTCCGCGACCGCATGCCGGTAATCGTCGACAAGGTTACAACCTTATGCGGCCCCGGCGAACTTATCGACGTGATCGTTACCGAACGCGGCATTGCCATCAACCCGCTACGAAAGGATCTGATAGAGAAACTTAAGGATTCGAAACTTCCTATTAAGACCATCGATGAGCTTAAAGAAGAAGCTGAAACAATTTGCGGTAAGCCCGAAAAACCCCAGCTTTCTGATGAGATTATTTCAGTGATAAAATGGGTTGACGGAACCGTGATTGACTCCGTAAGAAAAGTAATCATTTAA
- a CDS encoding aldolase/citrate lyase family protein encodes MENTATAGNKGKRVRSDCHVTIRLTNSGGIDIELTSKVKFMFGADITCRIHEVLHFFDIENAHVVMEDSGALPFVMAARLEAAVKKLVTSEKSFLTEYLETNRYETTKDRNRFSRLYLPGNTPSLMVNAGLHRPDGLILDLEDAVAFDKKHEARFLVRNALRSLNLYGAEKMVRINQIPAGLEDLDYIVPHGVNLILVPKCESAEQILAVNRRIAELNKLHNLSAPIWLMPIIESALGVIKSYEIASSADNIVAMAIGLEDYTADLGVRRTNEATESFFARTMLVNACKAARIQAIDSVFSDVADMEALRINVLTSKSLGFDGMGCIHPRQIRVIHENFAPNEAEIERAKKIVNAFMDASEKGLGVVSLGTKMIDAPVVKRAQKVINLAISLQLISADWRNEFLKPAAE; translated from the coding sequence TTGGAGAATACCGCTACTGCCGGAAATAAAGGCAAAAGAGTACGTTCGGATTGTCATGTTACCATCCGGCTTACCAACTCAGGGGGCATCGATATCGAGCTCACCAGCAAAGTAAAATTTATGTTTGGCGCCGACATCACGTGCCGCATCCATGAGGTGCTTCATTTTTTTGATATCGAAAATGCGCATGTGGTGATGGAAGACAGTGGCGCCCTTCCATTCGTCATGGCTGCCCGACTCGAAGCTGCCGTAAAAAAACTTGTGACGAGCGAAAAGTCATTTCTTACCGAATACCTCGAAACCAATCGCTACGAAACCACCAAAGACCGCAATCGTTTTTCGAGGCTTTATCTGCCGGGTAATACACCCAGTCTGATGGTCAATGCCGGATTGCATCGACCCGACGGCCTCATCCTCGACCTGGAAGATGCGGTGGCTTTTGATAAAAAACACGAAGCCCGTTTCCTGGTGCGTAACGCCCTGAGGAGTCTCAACCTTTACGGCGCTGAAAAGATGGTGCGCATCAATCAGATTCCTGCCGGCCTCGAGGATTTGGATTATATCGTCCCACATGGTGTAAACCTGATCCTGGTACCCAAATGCGAAAGTGCCGAACAAATTCTGGCTGTCAACCGCCGCATTGCTGAGCTGAATAAGCTACACAATCTCAGCGCACCAATATGGCTCATGCCGATCATCGAAAGCGCGCTCGGCGTTATTAAATCGTATGAAATAGCTTCGTCTGCCGACAACATCGTGGCGATGGCCATCGGCCTCGAAGATTATACCGCCGACCTGGGCGTGCGCCGCACCAACGAAGCGACCGAATCGTTTTTTGCCCGCACTATGCTCGTCAACGCTTGTAAAGCTGCCCGCATCCAGGCCATCGATTCGGTGTTCTCTGATGTTGCTGATATGGAGGCTTTGCGTATAAATGTTCTTACCAGCAAAAGCCTTGGTTTTGATGGAATGGGATGCATCCACCCGCGTCAGATCAGAGTAATTCATGAAAATTTTGCACCCAACGAGGCTGAGATCGAAAGAGCCAAAAAAATTGTCAACGCCTTCATGGATGCCAGCGAAAAAGGACTTGGAGTGGTTTCGTTGGGAACGAAAATGATAGATGCCCCGGTGGTAAAGCGCGCACAGAAAGTCATCAATCTGGCCATCAGCCTGCAACTCATCAGTGCCGACTGGCGCAACGAGTTTCTTAAGCCGGCTGCAGAATAA
- a CDS encoding lysophospholipid acyltransferase family protein: protein MNLILTGIAWFFIILISLLPFRVLYIFSDVVRFFLQHVFGYRKSVIQSNLRRCFLDRSADEIDDLTTAAYKNLTDVMVEGFKVFTMSKRQLVRRHRVLNPELLDQLSETSKSFIATPCHYGNWEWGALAPAVQKRDFQFVAFYTPLSNPYLDRRIRSNRSRTGTLLASTHATSRTFDELRDTDSIFIMAADQSPSKPDRAIWVDFFGQKTAFLNGPEKHAKQHNLPVIFADIQRVKRGFYTLELSLLEGNPQSAPPESITQAYAHRLEEIIRHDPGNWLWSHKRWKMDRFRIREEDESDK from the coding sequence ATGAATCTCATCCTTACTGGCATCGCCTGGTTTTTTATCATCTTAATAAGTCTTTTACCTTTTCGGGTGCTCTACATTTTTTCGGATGTCGTGCGTTTTTTTCTGCAACACGTCTTCGGTTACCGCAAATCTGTTATCCAAAGCAACCTGCGCCGCTGTTTCCTCGACAGGTCAGCGGATGAGATAGATGACCTCACCACGGCGGCCTACAAAAACCTTACGGATGTGATGGTGGAAGGGTTTAAAGTATTTACGATGAGTAAGCGGCAGTTGGTGCGGCGGCATCGTGTCCTGAATCCCGAACTTCTTGATCAGCTTTCTGAAACATCCAAATCATTCATAGCTACGCCCTGTCATTACGGCAACTGGGAATGGGGAGCGCTGGCGCCGGCAGTGCAAAAAAGAGATTTTCAGTTTGTGGCTTTTTACACGCCACTCAGCAACCCTTATCTCGACCGGCGCATCCGGAGCAACCGCTCCCGTACCGGAACTTTGCTGGCTTCTACACATGCTACGAGCCGCACCTTTGATGAATTACGTGACACCGATTCTATCTTTATCATGGCTGCCGACCAAAGCCCCTCTAAACCCGACAGAGCCATCTGGGTAGATTTCTTTGGACAAAAAACCGCTTTCCTCAATGGTCCTGAAAAGCACGCAAAGCAGCACAACCTCCCGGTAATCTTTGCCGACATCCAGCGTGTAAAACGTGGGTTTTATACTTTGGAGCTCTCGCTGCTCGAAGGGAATCCGCAAAGTGCGCCGCCCGAATCTATCACGCAGGCTTATGCACACCGCCTCGAAGAGATTATCCGCCACGATCCCGGCAACTGGCTCTGGTCGCACAAACGATGGAAAATGGATAGGTTTAGAATCAGGGAGGAAGATGAGAGTGATAAGTAG
- a CDS encoding LysM peptidoglycan-binding domain-containing protein, giving the protein MKLSQVAVMLLVMLLPAAAMAQNGQEVVRSNVSETINGTEYYLHKVKQGETLSAISRAYHVTLDVIRNSNFGIGDGLQPGQIIKIPVSPTPKPQDEAPTSIRYHRVAARETIYSLTRQYNVSEEALRKANDGLTGGLMTGAVIKIPLPETEILLQQEKPEKNYFEYQAKSKESVYPLALRYRVSVDSIFAYNPGLDDNLQSGQIIRIPKTPTLANFVTHQIQRNQSVNKLARKYEIDADAIRQINPYIARRLQEGQVLRIPLPFIKTEKEPAIDSLAMLELERLKHEAATMSQEQSCHQMRMMGDYKVALLLPFDFATVDSVMASPASYIDDPNPRFLKPFAFIEFYEGFLMAIDSLEKVGLNVEVFVYDAPNSVAATQKIIDNPELRQMDLIIGPVYSKSFEMMADFAHEHQIPLVNPFSVREEVTMGNPHVFQVQPVQSDQVEALTDYLNLHFPKAQIFLTKHNEYRDQQGFGNIKSYFSQHLAPRPSGGELFYSFFYNSDNMNVFKKQAAVNNDNVVVAFTTNKVYIMELLRALNEMRNQYNITLIGMPDWLAIEGLDMEYLNNLDVHYLAKEYVDMHDKVDREFAKSFQQQYNAEPGEFAWSGYNTGIYFMSALMKYGSSFMPCIRYFDMELLNMGYDFEADGNNGFRNKNWKVVRMSNYRLLDVSTPLPRYDFSRPVEPWLNSER; this is encoded by the coding sequence ATGAAGCTGTCACAGGTTGCTGTAATGTTGCTCGTCATGCTGCTTCCCGCTGCTGCGATGGCGCAAAACGGGCAGGAGGTCGTTCGTTCTAATGTATCGGAGACCATCAACGGCACAGAATATTATCTGCACAAGGTAAAACAGGGCGAAACGCTTAGCGCAATTTCAAGGGCTTATCACGTTACGCTCGACGTCATCCGCAACAGCAACTTTGGCATCGGCGATGGCTTGCAGCCGGGGCAGATTATAAAAATTCCGGTTTCACCGACGCCCAAACCACAGGACGAAGCGCCAACAAGTATCCGGTATCATCGCGTGGCTGCCAGAGAAACCATTTACAGCCTCACGCGTCAGTACAATGTGAGCGAGGAAGCTTTGCGCAAAGCCAACGACGGGCTAACTGGCGGGCTGATGACGGGAGCTGTGATAAAAATACCGCTGCCGGAAACGGAAATTTTGCTGCAACAGGAAAAACCTGAAAAGAATTATTTCGAATACCAGGCCAAAAGCAAAGAATCTGTTTATCCGCTGGCATTGCGCTACCGTGTAAGCGTGGATAGCATATTTGCTTACAACCCTGGCCTGGACGATAATTTGCAAAGCGGACAGATCATCCGAATTCCTAAAACACCTACGCTTGCCAACTTTGTGACGCATCAAATACAACGCAACCAGTCGGTAAATAAGCTGGCGCGCAAATACGAAATCGACGCCGACGCCATCCGCCAGATAAATCCCTACATCGCGCGTCGGTTGCAGGAGGGACAAGTACTTCGCATACCGCTGCCCTTTATCAAAACAGAAAAAGAGCCGGCAATAGACAGTCTGGCGATGCTCGAACTGGAGCGCCTTAAACACGAAGCTGCCACCATGTCGCAGGAGCAAAGCTGCCACCAGATGCGCATGATGGGTGATTACAAAGTAGCGCTGCTGCTGCCGTTTGATTTTGCCACAGTGGATTCTGTGATGGCCTCCCCGGCTAGCTACATCGACGATCCTAACCCACGTTTTTTAAAACCTTTTGCTTTTATCGAGTTTTACGAAGGCTTTTTGATGGCAATCGATTCGCTCGAAAAAGTGGGGCTAAATGTTGAGGTTTTTGTGTACGACGCTCCCAACAGCGTGGCAGCAACGCAAAAGATTATCGACAATCCGGAGCTTCGGCAAATGGATCTTATTATTGGGCCTGTGTATAGCAAAAGTTTTGAGATGATGGCAGATTTTGCGCATGAGCACCAGATTCCGCTTGTCAATCCTTTTTCGGTGCGCGAAGAAGTTACCATGGGCAATCCTCACGTTTTTCAGGTGCAGCCGGTGCAGTCCGATCAGGTAGAGGCGCTTACGGATTATCTGAACCTCCATTTTCCGAAAGCGCAAATATTTCTTACCAAACACAACGAATACCGCGACCAGCAGGGCTTCGGAAATATTAAATCATATTTCAGCCAGCATCTTGCGCCCCGTCCTTCGGGCGGTGAGCTTTTCTATTCGTTCTTTTATAATAGCGACAACATGAACGTTTTTAAAAAGCAAGCTGCTGTGAATAATGATAACGTTGTGGTGGCTTTTACTACCAACAAAGTTTATATTATGGAGCTGCTGCGGGCGCTCAACGAAATGCGCAACCAATACAACATTACGTTGATAGGAATGCCCGACTGGCTGGCTATCGAAGGGCTGGATATGGAGTACCTCAACAACCTGGATGTACATTATCTGGCCAAAGAGTATGTGGATATGCACGACAAGGTGGATCGGGAATTTGCCAAAAGTTTCCAGCAGCAATACAATGCTGAGCCTGGTGAATTCGCCTGGTCGGGATACAACACAGGCATTTATTTTATGAGCGCGCTGATGAAATATGGCAGCAGTTTTATGCCTTGTATTCGCTACTTCGATATGGAGCTGCTCAACATGGGCTACGACTTCGAGGCTGATGGTAACAATGGATTCCGCAACAAAAACTGGAAGGTTGTCAGGATGAGCAATTACCGTTTGCTGGATGTTTCGACGCCTTTGCCACGCTACGATTTCTCCCGCCCGGTTGAGCCGTGGCTCAATTCAGAGAGGTAG
- the guaA gene encoding glutamine-hydrolyzing GMP synthase produces the protein MQQKILILDFGSQYTQLIARRVRELNVYCEIFPYNKIPDLAGVAGVILSGSPRSVNDADAPAPNLEDIRQKNIPILGVCYGAQWMALKAGGSVQPTATREYGRANLINIDKQNKLLHGITAGSQVWMSHGDTILKLPDQFKVIAGTHDVAVAGYQIGNTPVFGIQFHPEVYHSTEGMTLLRNFVIDICGCAPDWTPASFAEATIKELRQKLGKDKVVLGLSGGVDSSVAAILLHNAIGTQLHCIFVDNGLLRKNEFVTVLEAYRGMGLNVKGVDAADRFMAALRGLSDPEEKRKAIGGTFIEVFDDEAHKIQDVKWLAQGTIYPDVIESVSVNGPSATIKSHHNVGGLPDFMKLKVVEPLNTLFKDEVRRVGAELGLKPEILHRHPFPGPGLGIRILGEVTPERVRVLQEVDHIFIESLRSHQLYEKVWQALAVLLPVQSVGVMGDERTYENVVALRAVQSTDGMTADWSQLPYDFLAKVSNDIINKVKGVNRVVYDISSKPPATIEWE, from the coding sequence ATGCAACAGAAAATACTTATTCTTGATTTCGGATCGCAATACACACAGCTCATCGCGCGGCGTGTGCGCGAGCTGAACGTTTATTGCGAGATTTTTCCTTACAACAAAATTCCAGACCTTGCCGGGGTTGCTGGGGTGATTCTTTCCGGTAGCCCACGCTCGGTGAACGATGCCGATGCTCCGGCGCCCAATCTGGAGGATATCCGTCAAAAGAATATCCCGATTTTGGGAGTTTGCTACGGCGCACAATGGATGGCGCTAAAGGCTGGTGGCTCGGTGCAGCCCACGGCAACCCGCGAATATGGCCGCGCCAATCTGATAAATATCGACAAGCAAAATAAATTGCTGCATGGCATTACTGCAGGTAGTCAGGTGTGGATGTCGCATGGCGATACCATCCTGAAACTTCCCGATCAGTTCAAAGTTATTGCTGGCACGCACGACGTGGCTGTGGCCGGATATCAGATTGGTAACACGCCGGTGTTTGGCATTCAGTTTCACCCCGAAGTTTATCATTCTACCGAAGGCATGACGCTATTGCGCAATTTTGTAATCGACATCTGTGGCTGTGCGCCCGACTGGACGCCGGCATCATTTGCGGAAGCGACTATAAAAGAGTTGCGCCAGAAACTTGGCAAAGACAAAGTGGTGTTGGGATTGTCGGGCGGCGTGGATTCGTCGGTGGCGGCCATATTGCTGCACAACGCCATTGGCACACAGTTGCATTGCATATTTGTAGATAACGGATTGCTTCGCAAAAACGAATTTGTGACGGTGCTCGAAGCATATCGGGGCATGGGATTGAACGTAAAAGGCGTGGATGCTGCCGATCGTTTTATGGCCGCTTTGCGCGGATTGAGCGATCCGGAAGAAAAACGCAAAGCCATCGGCGGCACTTTTATCGAAGTGTTCGACGACGAAGCGCATAAAATTCAGGATGTGAAATGGCTGGCGCAGGGCACTATCTATCCCGACGTAATCGAATCGGTGTCAGTAAACGGGCCTTCGGCAACTATAAAATCGCACCATAATGTGGGCGGGCTTCCTGACTTTATGAAACTCAAAGTGGTGGAGCCGCTAAATACACTTTTTAAAGACGAGGTGCGCAGGGTAGGAGCGGAGCTTGGATTGAAGCCGGAGATTTTGCACCGGCATCCCTTTCCGGGGCCTGGGCTGGGTATCCGCATTCTGGGCGAGGTAACTCCCGAACGTGTCCGTGTGCTGCAGGAAGTCGATCATATCTTTATCGAATCCTTACGCTCGCATCAGCTTTATGAAAAAGTGTGGCAGGCGCTGGCGGTGTTGCTTCCCGTGCAGTCGGTGGGCGTGATGGGCGACGAACGCACCTACGAAAATGTGGTGGCGTTGCGTGCCGTCCAATCTACCGATGGCATGACTGCCGACTGGTCGCAGTTGCCTTATGATTTTTTAGCCAAAGTTTCCAACGACATTATTAATAAGGTAAAAGGGGTAAACCGCGTGGTGTACGATATCAGCTCTAAACCTCCCGCCACCATCGAATGGGAATGA